One Pseudonocardia abyssalis DNA segment encodes these proteins:
- a CDS encoding glycosyltransferase family 2 protein produces the protein MTEIADAVGSRARDFSALTGPLTRLKAGHPYRVTYRSLDREAGLRRRTGTVLLGVLVVAFDMLFVAWLLTPAHFPWVADLETPSPVDVVLIASIAVVEVFRLLNLISLALASVIVRDPVPIEPAGDLRVAFLTTIVPGKEPVDMVRTTLEAALRIRYTGTLDVWLLDEGDDPFVAQMCREIGVRHFSRKDVAAYNTEAGEFRARTKHGNYNAWIDRHGHGYDVFLSVDPDHVPLPSYAERMLGYFRDPDVAFVAGPQAYANSESFIARSAESQQFPFHSLIQRAANTHRAAMLVGTNNAVRIDALRSIGGIQDSITEDMATGLALHARRNPATGRRWDSVYTPDVVALGEGPTSWGDYFGQQLRWSRGTLEIFGGVFWRRARRLPPRRGLHYLLLMTFYPSMALSWVLGSINAIMCLVVGATGLVVSPTIWLALYVDVLLAQLWIFVRNRRYNVSPVETEGSPGLVGIFMSLLSAPLFAASLVQTVLGRQTRFVVTPKGAAAGVDGLWTFRLHLGWAALMGGALCVAALRGSLRIEVLLWPMTVLLICLAPVVHWLSRRRFRPDLDEVVPVPIVVPAQTRRTVSEEAAS, from the coding sequence ATGACAGAGATCGCCGACGCCGTCGGCTCGCGCGCCCGCGACTTCTCCGCCCTCACGGGGCCGCTCACGCGGCTGAAGGCCGGCCACCCGTACCGGGTGACCTACCGCAGCCTCGACCGCGAGGCCGGACTGCGGCGCCGCACCGGGACCGTACTCCTGGGTGTCCTCGTCGTCGCGTTCGACATGCTGTTCGTGGCGTGGTTGCTGACCCCGGCCCACTTCCCGTGGGTCGCCGACCTGGAGACGCCGTCGCCGGTCGACGTAGTGCTGATCGCGTCGATCGCCGTCGTCGAGGTGTTCCGGCTGCTCAACCTCATCTCGCTGGCGCTCGCGTCGGTGATCGTGCGTGACCCGGTCCCGATCGAGCCGGCCGGTGACCTCCGCGTCGCGTTCCTGACCACGATCGTCCCGGGCAAGGAGCCCGTCGACATGGTGCGGACGACGCTGGAGGCGGCGCTGCGCATCCGCTACACCGGCACCCTCGACGTCTGGCTGCTCGACGAGGGCGACGACCCGTTCGTCGCGCAGATGTGCCGCGAGATCGGCGTGCGCCACTTCAGCCGCAAGGACGTGGCGGCGTACAACACCGAGGCCGGCGAGTTCCGGGCGCGGACCAAGCACGGCAACTACAACGCCTGGATCGACCGGCACGGCCACGGCTACGACGTGTTCCTCTCCGTCGACCCCGACCACGTGCCGCTCCCGAGCTACGCCGAGCGGATGCTGGGCTACTTCCGCGACCCCGACGTCGCGTTCGTCGCCGGTCCGCAGGCCTACGCCAACAGCGAGAGCTTCATCGCGCGCTCCGCGGAGTCGCAGCAGTTCCCGTTCCACAGCCTGATCCAGCGCGCGGCCAACACCCACCGCGCCGCGATGCTGGTCGGCACGAACAACGCCGTGCGCATCGACGCCCTGCGCAGCATCGGCGGCATCCAGGACTCGATCACCGAGGACATGGCCACCGGCCTCGCGCTGCACGCCCGGCGCAACCCCGCCACCGGTCGCCGGTGGGACTCGGTCTACACGCCCGACGTCGTCGCGCTCGGGGAGGGCCCGACCAGCTGGGGCGACTACTTCGGCCAGCAGCTGCGCTGGTCGCGCGGCACGCTGGAGATCTTCGGCGGCGTCTTCTGGCGGCGGGCGCGGCGACTGCCCCCGCGGCGCGGGCTGCACTACCTGCTGCTGATGACCTTCTACCCGTCGATGGCGCTGTCCTGGGTGCTCGGCTCGATCAACGCGATCATGTGCCTGGTGGTCGGGGCGACCGGCCTGGTCGTCTCGCCGACGATCTGGCTCGCGCTCTACGTCGACGTCCTGCTCGCCCAGCTGTGGATCTTCGTCCGGAACCGGCGCTACAACGTCAGCCCGGTCGAGACCGAGGGCTCGCCCGGCCTGGTCGGGATCTTCATGTCCCTGCTGTCCGCCCCGCTGTTCGCGGCGTCGCTGGTGCAGACGGTGCTGGGCAGGCAGACCCGCTTCGTCGTGACGCCCAAGGGCGCCGCCGCGGGCGTCGACGGCCTGTGGACCTTCCGCCTGCACCTGGGCTGGGCCGCGCTGATGGGCGGGGCGCTGTGCGTCGCGGCCCTGCGCGGCAGCCTGCGGATCGAGGTCCTGCTCTGGCCGATGACGGTCCTGCTGATCTGCCTGGCCCCCGTCGTGCACTGGCTCAGCCGCCGCCGGTTCCGCCCCGACCTCGACGAGGTCGTCCCCGTCCCGATCGTCGTGCCGGCGCAGACCCGCCGGACCGTCTCCGAGGAGGCAGCGTCGTGA
- a CDS encoding glycoside hydrolase family 6 protein, with the protein MPRRRRAAPALLLASAALFFGACAGSVPAPVALPSPTGFYVDPESPAAVQAREWSAQGRTADAALIDRIAAQPVPQWLTAPTGQVGAQVSGYVDRARSVGQIPLLVPYHVPDRDCGSFSGGGAVDAEDYRAWIREVAAELRDGPATVVLEPDAVPHELAGCADSGAGRAELLSDAVTVLKAAGQVTVYVDAGNPGFITDVDALAGALRASGVGAADGFALNVANFWPDADVVAFGREISARLGGAHFVVDSGRNGNGRVTDENVDGGPSFCNPPGRAVGRVPTLETGDPLVDGYLWIKRVGESDGACRPGEPVAGRWWPEYALGLVERAGG; encoded by the coding sequence GTGCCCCGCCGACGACGCGCCGCGCCCGCGCTGCTGCTCGCCTCCGCCGCCCTGTTCTTCGGGGCCTGCGCGGGTTCCGTGCCCGCGCCGGTCGCGCTGCCCTCGCCCACCGGCTTCTACGTCGACCCGGAGTCCCCGGCCGCCGTGCAGGCCCGGGAGTGGTCGGCCCAGGGCCGCACGGCCGACGCGGCGCTGATCGACCGGATCGCCGCCCAGCCGGTGCCGCAGTGGCTGACCGCCCCCACCGGGCAGGTCGGGGCGCAGGTCTCCGGGTACGTCGACCGGGCGCGGTCGGTGGGGCAGATCCCGCTGCTGGTGCCCTACCACGTGCCCGACCGCGACTGCGGGAGCTTCTCCGGCGGCGGGGCCGTCGACGCCGAGGACTACCGGGCCTGGATCCGGGAGGTCGCGGCGGAGCTGCGCGACGGCCCGGCCACGGTGGTGCTCGAACCCGACGCCGTCCCGCACGAGCTCGCCGGCTGCGCCGACTCCGGGGCCGGGCGCGCGGAACTGCTCTCCGACGCCGTCACCGTGCTCAAGGCCGCGGGTCAGGTCACCGTCTACGTCGACGCGGGCAACCCCGGCTTCATCACCGACGTCGACGCGCTCGCCGGCGCCCTGCGCGCCAGCGGCGTCGGCGCGGCCGACGGGTTCGCCCTCAACGTCGCCAACTTCTGGCCCGACGCCGACGTCGTCGCGTTCGGCAGGGAGATCTCCGCGCGCCTGGGCGGCGCACACTTCGTCGTCGACTCCGGCCGCAACGGCAACGGCCGGGTCACCGACGAGAACGTCGACGGCGGTCCGAGCTTCTGCAACCCGCCCGGCCGCGCGGTGGGCCGCGTCCCGACCCTGGAGACGGGCGACCCGCTCGTCGACGGATACCTGTGGATCAAGCGGGTGGGGGAGAGCGACGGGGCGTGCCGTCCGGGGGAGCCGGTGGCGGGGCGGTGGTGGCCGGAGTACGCGCTGGGCCTGGTCGAGCGCGCGGGGGGCTGA
- a CDS encoding HNH endonuclease, translating to MKHRQPDPTGTDPEPGEVPGIAPMPGVIPTGSRVLLLNATFEPLAVVTAKRAVVLMLTGKAECVEAAVGSAFHSENLTLPAPSVMRLSRYVRVPYRRAVPMTRAGVLRRDGRRCAYCDRRADTIDHVVPRSRGGVHSWDNCVAACKACNSRKADRMLDELGWTLPFVPRPPNRAAGGILVLAVEPLPSWEPWLTSAA from the coding sequence GTGAAGCATCGACAACCGGACCCCACCGGTACCGACCCCGAGCCAGGGGAGGTGCCGGGGATCGCGCCGATGCCGGGCGTGATCCCGACGGGGTCCCGGGTACTGCTCCTCAATGCCACCTTCGAACCGCTGGCGGTCGTCACCGCCAAGCGCGCCGTGGTGCTGATGCTCACCGGCAAGGCCGAGTGCGTGGAAGCCGCCGTCGGCAGCGCGTTCCACTCCGAGAACCTCACGCTCCCCGCCCCGTCGGTCATGCGCCTGTCCCGGTACGTGCGCGTCCCCTACCGCCGGGCCGTCCCGATGACCCGCGCCGGCGTGCTGCGCCGCGACGGCCGCCGCTGTGCCTACTGCGACCGCCGCGCCGACACCATCGACCACGTCGTCCCGCGCAGCCGCGGCGGGGTCCACTCGTGGGACAACTGCGTCGCCGCCTGCAAGGCGTGCAACTCCAGGAAGGCCGACCGCATGCTCGACGAGCTGGGCTGGACGCTGCCGTTCGTGCCGCGCCCGCCGAACCGGGCCGCGGGCGGGATCCTGGTGCTCGCGGTCGAGCCCCTGCCGTCCTGGGAGCCGTGGCTGACGTCCGCCGCGTGA
- a CDS encoding FAD-dependent oxidoreductase: MAHVVVVGGGISGLAAAHRLTRAGVGVTLLEASDQLGGLGTFFEREGRTIERFYHCVMPSDEHLLPLLGELGLAESLTWAPTYMGMVVEGERHPFNTALDLLRFTPLTFLQRIRFGLVSVLLRFLGKGRDLDNLRIEDWLRRLYGEVIWERIFSPMMGSKFGAKFGDVPALYIWQRLGREKNVAVRGYPSGGYESIIDALRAAIEAGGGTVRTGAPVAALSAGADGVTVDLASGERIAADWAISTLPLPTLRAVADAALAPALPTVQLAYQGVVNVLFFLRRGLDGHYWAPVLHSGTDFDGVIEMSALTGTLDGLHLVYAMHYCDRTSELYRTDPDEIARRWTAQLLATYPDLLTADDVVDVRVFTAPFVEPVYPLGYGTAKPAVEVPGTRLLLATTAQIYPEVTSWNSSTGLSNRVVDGLLTRVAADAPARV; this comes from the coding sequence GTGGCGCACGTCGTCGTCGTGGGCGGCGGGATCTCGGGTCTCGCCGCCGCGCACCGTCTCACCCGCGCCGGCGTCGGCGTCACGCTGCTGGAGGCGTCCGACCAGCTCGGCGGGCTCGGCACGTTCTTCGAGCGCGAGGGCCGCACGATCGAGCGGTTCTACCACTGCGTCATGCCGAGCGACGAGCACCTGCTCCCGCTGCTCGGCGAGCTCGGCCTGGCCGAGTCGCTGACGTGGGCGCCCACCTACATGGGCATGGTCGTGGAGGGGGAGCGTCACCCGTTCAACACCGCTCTGGACCTGCTGCGCTTCACCCCGCTCACCTTCCTGCAGCGCATCCGGTTCGGCCTGGTGTCGGTCCTGCTGCGGTTCCTGGGGAAGGGCAGGGACCTCGACAACCTGCGCATCGAGGACTGGCTGCGCCGCCTCTACGGCGAGGTCATCTGGGAGCGGATCTTCTCGCCGATGATGGGGTCGAAGTTCGGGGCGAAGTTCGGCGACGTCCCCGCCCTCTACATCTGGCAGCGGCTGGGCCGGGAGAAGAACGTGGCCGTCCGCGGCTACCCGTCCGGCGGCTACGAGTCGATCATCGACGCGCTGCGCGCCGCGATCGAGGCCGGCGGCGGCACCGTGCGCACCGGCGCCCCGGTCGCGGCCCTGTCCGCGGGCGCCGACGGCGTCACCGTCGACCTGGCGTCGGGGGAGCGGATCGCGGCCGACTGGGCGATCTCCACGCTGCCCCTGCCCACGCTGCGCGCGGTCGCCGACGCGGCGCTGGCCCCCGCACTGCCGACGGTGCAGCTCGCCTACCAGGGCGTCGTCAACGTGCTGTTCTTCCTGCGCCGCGGCCTCGACGGGCACTACTGGGCCCCGGTGCTGCACTCCGGCACCGACTTCGACGGCGTCATCGAGATGTCGGCGCTCACCGGCACCCTCGACGGCCTGCACCTGGTGTACGCGATGCACTACTGCGACCGCACCAGCGAGCTCTACCGCACCGACCCCGACGAGATCGCCCGCCGCTGGACCGCGCAGCTGCTCGCGACCTACCCCGACCTGCTCACCGCCGACGACGTCGTCGACGTGCGGGTGTTCACCGCGCCCTTCGTGGAGCCGGTGTACCCGCTGGGCTACGGGACCGCCAAGCCCGCGGTCGAGGTGCCCGGCACGCGCCTGCTGCTGGCCACCACCGCGCAGATCTACCCGGAGGTCACGAGCTGGAACTCCAGCACGGGCCTGTCGAACCGCGTGGTCGACGGCCTGCTGACCCGCGTCGCCGCCGACGCACCTGCGCGCGTCTGA
- a CDS encoding glycosyltransferase, translating to MTYAGSERVVEQLLTVFPEATLSAALVRPDHLPELLGRAEPSFLQRLPGAVEHHEWSLPLMPLAWRARPPLSNVEVVISSSHACAKAVRVADGIPHLSYCHTPMRYAWDFNGEKARFPLPTRVPARALMAGFRRWDRRTSDRVTRFVANSTAVAERIHRYYGRTAEVVHPPVDTERFTPGGERGEDFLYVGRLVGYKRADLAVEAFAGLPHRLIVVGDGHMGPELRARATPNVTFLGKVDDATLLQLYRQCRAMVFPADEDFGISMAEAQACGAPVISVDRGGALDIVEPGVTGWLVPSDDVTALRAAVRRAAVVPLDQAAVRTRAESFSVKTFRRRIRAAVDDVMQDPRPR from the coding sequence GTGACCTACGCCGGGTCCGAGCGTGTCGTCGAGCAGTTGCTCACCGTTTTCCCCGAGGCGACACTGAGCGCGGCCCTCGTACGGCCCGACCACCTGCCCGAGCTGCTCGGGCGAGCCGAGCCGTCCTTCCTGCAGCGGCTGCCGGGCGCAGTTGAGCACCACGAGTGGAGTCTGCCGCTCATGCCGCTGGCCTGGCGGGCGCGGCCCCCGCTGTCAAACGTCGAGGTCGTCATCAGCAGCAGCCACGCCTGCGCGAAGGCGGTGCGGGTCGCTGACGGGATCCCACACCTCTCCTACTGCCACACACCCATGCGCTACGCCTGGGATTTCAACGGCGAGAAGGCCCGGTTCCCCCTCCCGACACGAGTGCCCGCCCGAGCACTCATGGCCGGGTTCCGCCGATGGGATCGCCGGACCTCCGACCGGGTCACCCGGTTCGTCGCCAACTCCACAGCCGTGGCGGAACGGATCCACCGGTACTACGGTCGCACCGCTGAAGTGGTGCATCCGCCTGTCGACACCGAACGTTTCACTCCCGGTGGCGAGCGCGGCGAGGATTTCCTCTACGTCGGGCGTCTCGTCGGCTACAAGCGCGCCGATCTTGCAGTGGAAGCGTTCGCCGGGCTGCCGCACCGGTTGATCGTGGTCGGCGACGGCCACATGGGCCCGGAGCTGCGAGCCCGCGCAACTCCGAACGTGACCTTCCTGGGCAAGGTTGACGACGCCACCCTGCTCCAGCTCTACCGGCAGTGCCGGGCCATGGTCTTTCCGGCCGACGAGGACTTCGGGATCTCCATGGCCGAGGCACAGGCCTGCGGGGCGCCGGTGATCTCGGTCGATCGGGGCGGCGCGCTGGACATCGTAGAACCCGGGGTCACCGGCTGGCTCGTGCCGAGCGACGATGTGACAGCGCTGCGAGCGGCGGTCCGACGTGCCGCGGTCGTACCGCTCGATCAGGCCGCTGTGCGGACCAGAGCCGAATCGTTCTCCGTCAAGACCTTTCGCCGCCGCATTCGCGCCGCCGTCGACGACGTCATGCAGGACCCTCGCCCCCGATGA
- a CDS encoding sugar transferase produces MTTTETPTATSRTVQAQPATTPIGPGGPGPTLAAHAGPARGRADRPLGERVSGVAVLLVATDLGAALTAVLLAAPGWGWALVLGVAMIGIRVAARLYRRRLWLSYYHDLPRSITSAAATFGLVAALAVVLGEHDSAIRAIGVTVGLFFLIGALPRAAVFQISRWARRRFGRGERTIVLGTGSLGVDLARSMLDMPEFGLLPTGFIDPSPPAHGTDLPLPLLTGTLDEAITAERTGVVVLAYTNATDAQIVDAAITAHSRGATILTVPRMWELYSDSADIERLRGYPLVRLATAPTERPSWWIKRGLDSLLAAIALVLLSPMLVAAAIAVVAESGRPILFRQDRVGLDGRIFPLLKLRSMRPVDEVESQTRWNIAGDPRIGPVGRVLRRTSIDELPQLWNILRGDMSLVGPRPERPGFVAEFSQVHDRYWARHRVPAGLTGLAQVNGLRGDTSIADRCRYDNYYIANWSLWLDLKIILLTTREVVRSGQH; encoded by the coding sequence TTGACGACCACCGAGACGCCGACGGCTACCAGCCGCACGGTTCAGGCCCAGCCCGCAACGACGCCTATTGGCCCCGGCGGTCCCGGACCGACCCTCGCCGCGCATGCCGGCCCGGCCCGCGGACGAGCCGACCGACCGCTCGGCGAGCGTGTCAGCGGAGTCGCGGTGCTACTGGTCGCCACCGATCTCGGCGCCGCACTGACCGCCGTTCTGCTCGCCGCCCCGGGATGGGGGTGGGCGCTGGTCCTGGGAGTCGCGATGATCGGCATCCGGGTCGCCGCCCGTCTCTACCGACGCCGCCTGTGGCTGTCCTACTACCACGATCTGCCCCGCTCGATCACGAGCGCAGCCGCCACGTTCGGACTGGTCGCAGCCCTGGCCGTCGTACTGGGAGAGCACGACAGCGCGATTCGCGCCATCGGCGTCACCGTCGGTCTCTTCTTCCTGATCGGCGCGTTGCCCCGGGCCGCGGTCTTCCAGATCAGCCGCTGGGCCCGCAGGCGCTTCGGCCGCGGCGAGCGGACGATCGTGCTCGGCACCGGCTCGCTCGGCGTCGACCTGGCCCGCTCGATGCTGGACATGCCGGAGTTCGGCCTGCTCCCGACCGGCTTCATCGATCCGTCCCCGCCCGCACACGGCACCGACCTCCCGCTACCGTTGCTCACCGGCACGCTGGACGAGGCGATCACCGCGGAACGCACCGGTGTTGTGGTGCTTGCCTACACCAACGCCACAGACGCGCAGATCGTCGACGCGGCGATCACTGCGCACAGCCGGGGTGCCACCATTCTCACGGTCCCGAGGATGTGGGAGCTCTACTCCGACTCCGCCGACATCGAGCGGTTGCGCGGCTACCCACTGGTGCGCCTGGCCACGGCCCCGACCGAGCGGCCCAGCTGGTGGATCAAGCGCGGCCTCGACTCGCTGTTGGCCGCGATCGCCCTGGTCCTGCTGTCCCCGATGCTGGTCGCGGCCGCCATCGCGGTGGTGGCCGAGAGCGGTCGGCCGATCCTTTTCCGACAGGACCGGGTCGGCCTCGACGGCCGCATCTTCCCCCTGCTCAAGTTGCGCAGCATGCGGCCGGTCGACGAGGTCGAGTCACAGACCCGATGGAACATCGCGGGCGACCCGCGGATCGGTCCGGTCGGCCGGGTGCTGCGTCGCACGTCAATCGACGAGCTCCCCCAGCTGTGGAACATCCTCCGCGGCGACATGAGCCTGGTGGGCCCGCGCCCGGAGCGCCCCGGGTTCGTCGCCGAGTTCTCCCAGGTGCACGACCGGTACTGGGCCAGACACCGGGTGCCGGCAGGCCTGACGGGACTGGCGCAGGTCAACGGTCTGCGCGGAGACACGTCCATCGCCGACCGATGCCGCTACGACAACTACTACATCGCCAACTGGTCGCTGTGGCTCGACCTGAAGATCATCCTTCTGACGACACGCGAGGTTGTCCGCAGTGGCCAGCACTGA
- a CDS encoding kelch motif-containing protein: MRALRRTVALLLRFRRPILVLTVPTLLVAVNFAPAVALVADYRHYAMVNSPEYQRQYGRWDVVELPSDMRVNAIHAALLPSGKLLVIAGSGNDQENFDAGTFSTLLYDPATGATSLVPTPSDLFCGGHAFLANGNLLVAGGTERYEVLAEDVTRAAGGMLVKNENPDYPRELPRGTVFVSEAGLRYVSTADLTLPPAAKETTGQGRNTTTTVTASEGRVWIEAEQEGPEYATDTQVQYTVDGLVGREATEVYGLTQSTTFDKQEFQGIADTYEFDPVAEQYVRVGDLVHPRWYPTLAGLPGGGVIAVSGLDGTGEVLDGQNETYDPATRTWTERPDLRQYFPTYPALFGTSGGDLFYSGSNAGYGPDDRGRDPAFWDLDENVLTPVPGIRDADQLETSASSWLGPVQDQRIMVVGGGGVGDEERSTGRIDVVDLDVPAPAFTPATDLPQGTRYPNLVQLPDDSTLITGGSVGYRGNGQSDILQAYTLGTDGELTDVADPTVGRDYHSEALLLPDGRVMTLGSNPLFRDAENTTPGRFERRLEIFTPPYLFQGDVRPEITDAPAEAGRGTTMAVSTPDPAAIAGARLIRPSAVTHGTDTEQRSVALDITARSDGGLDLAVPAAETLVPSGYYMLFLVNADGTPSTARWVRVP, translated from the coding sequence ATGCGCGCCCTGCGCCGCACCGTGGCGCTGCTCCTGCGCTTCCGCAGGCCGATCCTGGTCCTCACCGTGCCGACGCTGCTCGTCGCGGTCAACTTCGCGCCCGCCGTCGCGCTGGTGGCCGACTACCGGCACTACGCCATGGTCAACAGCCCGGAGTACCAGCGCCAGTACGGCCGCTGGGACGTCGTCGAGCTGCCCTCGGACATGCGCGTCAACGCGATCCACGCGGCGCTGCTGCCCAGCGGCAAGCTGCTGGTCATCGCCGGTTCCGGCAACGACCAGGAGAACTTCGACGCCGGCACGTTCAGCACGCTGCTCTACGACCCGGCCACCGGTGCCACCAGCCTCGTCCCCACCCCGTCGGACCTGTTCTGCGGCGGGCACGCGTTCCTGGCGAACGGCAACCTGCTCGTCGCGGGCGGCACCGAGCGCTACGAGGTGCTCGCCGAGGACGTCACGAGGGCCGCGGGCGGGATGCTCGTCAAGAACGAGAACCCGGACTATCCCCGTGAGCTGCCGCGCGGCACGGTGTTCGTCTCCGAGGCGGGGCTGCGCTACGTCAGCACCGCCGACCTGACGTTGCCCCCCGCCGCCAAGGAGACGACCGGGCAGGGCCGCAACACCACGACGACGGTCACCGCGAGCGAGGGCCGGGTGTGGATCGAGGCGGAGCAGGAGGGCCCGGAGTACGCCACGGACACGCAGGTCCAGTACACCGTGGACGGCCTCGTCGGGCGGGAGGCGACCGAGGTCTACGGCCTGACGCAGTCGACGACGTTCGACAAGCAGGAGTTCCAGGGCATCGCCGACACCTACGAGTTCGACCCGGTCGCGGAGCAGTACGTCCGCGTCGGCGACCTCGTCCACCCGCGCTGGTACCCGACGCTCGCCGGGCTGCCCGGCGGCGGCGTCATCGCGGTGTCGGGGCTCGACGGCACCGGTGAGGTGCTCGACGGCCAGAACGAGACCTACGACCCGGCGACGCGGACCTGGACCGAACGCCCGGACCTGCGCCAGTACTTCCCGACCTACCCCGCGCTGTTCGGGACCTCGGGCGGTGACCTGTTCTACTCCGGCTCCAACGCCGGGTACGGCCCCGACGACCGCGGCCGCGACCCCGCCTTCTGGGACCTCGACGAGAACGTGCTCACCCCCGTGCCCGGCATCCGCGACGCCGACCAGCTCGAGACCAGCGCGTCGTCATGGCTCGGGCCGGTGCAGGACCAGCGGATCATGGTCGTCGGCGGTGGCGGGGTGGGTGACGAGGAGCGCTCGACCGGGCGCATCGACGTCGTCGACCTCGACGTCCCGGCGCCCGCGTTCACGCCGGCCACCGACCTGCCGCAGGGCACCCGCTACCCGAACCTGGTGCAGCTGCCCGACGACAGCACGCTGATCACCGGCGGCTCGGTGGGCTACCGAGGCAACGGGCAGAGCGACATCCTGCAGGCCTACACGCTGGGCACCGACGGCGAGCTGACCGACGTCGCCGACCCGACGGTCGGGCGCGACTACCACTCCGAGGCGCTGCTGCTGCCCGACGGCCGCGTCATGACGCTGGGCTCGAACCCGCTGTTCCGGGACGCGGAGAACACCACCCCCGGGCGGTTCGAGCGACGCCTGGAGATCTTCACGCCGCCGTACCTGTTCCAGGGTGACGTGCGGCCGGAGATCACCGACGCGCCGGCCGAGGCCGGGCGCGGCACCACGATGGCGGTGTCGACGCCCGACCCCGCGGCGATCGCGGGGGCCCGGCTGATCCGGCCGAGCGCGGTCACCCACGGCACGGACACCGAGCAGCGCTCCGTCGCGCTCGACATCACCGCCCGCTCCGACGGTGGGCTCGACCTCGCCGTCCCCGCGGCGGAGACGTTGGTTCCGTCGGGTTACTACATGTTGTTCCTGGTGAACGCCGACGGCACGCCGTCGACGGCGCGGTGGGTGCGGGTGCCGTGA
- a CDS encoding glycosyltransferase → MIERTFVQSAVVSSLPTQAGPVPSTGGVAHVVLPAFNEEGSLPALLARLAQTARTERLVAWVIDDGSADRTAEIATAGEPGLDVRLVSHPQNLGLGQAVQSGIRAVLAAADPDDFVVVMDADDTHDPGMIRVLHDGLDAGADVVICSRFVEGGDDSTAPPFRRLLSRGAAVTFRSALRVEGVNDFTSGFRAYRVSVLARAAKHWGERLVEEQGFACMVELLLKLRHCNPVITEVPLVLQYDRKQGASKLRLKRTIGQYVKLLVRDRLAPAPYRAL, encoded by the coding sequence ATGATCGAACGAACGTTCGTACAGTCCGCCGTGGTCAGCTCCCTGCCCACGCAGGCCGGGCCGGTCCCGTCGACAGGCGGGGTGGCCCACGTCGTGCTCCCCGCCTTCAACGAGGAGGGCTCGCTCCCCGCGCTGCTCGCCCGGCTGGCGCAGACCGCCCGCACCGAACGGCTCGTCGCGTGGGTCATCGACGACGGCTCGGCCGACCGCACCGCCGAGATCGCCACCGCCGGGGAACCCGGCCTCGACGTCCGGCTGGTCTCGCACCCGCAGAACCTCGGGCTGGGCCAGGCCGTGCAGTCCGGGATCCGCGCGGTGCTCGCCGCGGCCGACCCCGACGACTTCGTGGTCGTCATGGACGCCGACGACACCCACGACCCCGGGATGATCCGCGTCCTGCACGACGGCCTCGACGCCGGCGCCGACGTCGTCATCTGCTCGCGGTTCGTCGAGGGCGGCGACGACTCCACCGCCCCGCCGTTCCGGCGCCTGCTCTCCCGCGGTGCCGCGGTCACCTTCCGCAGCGCGCTGCGCGTGGAGGGCGTCAACGACTTCACCAGCGGCTTCCGGGCCTACCGCGTGAGCGTCCTGGCCCGTGCGGCCAAGCACTGGGGCGAGCGGCTCGTCGAGGAGCAGGGCTTCGCCTGCATGGTCGAGCTGCTGCTCAAGCTGCGACACTGCAACCCCGTCATCACGGAGGTGCCGCTCGTGCTCCAGTACGACCGCAAGCAGGGTGCGAGCAAGCTGCGCCTCAAGCGCACCATCGGCCAGTACGTGAAGCTGCTGGTGCGCGACCGCCTCGCGCCCGCGCCGTACCGGGCGCTCTGA